In Pleuronectes platessa chromosome 5, fPlePla1.1, whole genome shotgun sequence, a single genomic region encodes these proteins:
- the si:ch1073-280e3.1 gene encoding complement C2 isoform X1, translating into MYVKSTVLILLFISVEKVSPQEEEYNYYGDTFENPQPLNCSTTERIKGGHVTYTQGGLEGSVLTFQCGLGKYPFPVSSRICGADGEWSLMRLVSGRQVSQATCKDVLCPAQLQLDHGDFWPRDQWFRVGTVQSFSCMEGFTLYGSAQRNCTLSGEWTGNTPVCDNHGSLFLIAADDCDDPGIPPGAQRSGGLFHTGEKVLYQCQAGLNLLGSAVRVCLENREWSGSSPRCQGPNTFDSPSAVAQAMASSLAGVMDVVSPNSKKKTATRSFGRTIRVSEGSRMNIYILLDTSGSITKQDFDISRDATIALIRKLDSYEVQLKFHVLSFASEAKDIVNIIETDISTSIEDVIWNLEQFSYDSHGHKTGTNLHAALHRVSEVINFFRQNSAKNHFNETQNIIIIETDGFSNTGIKPQIALAQIRELLGYSGTAQDHTHETMLDVYVFGVGNKLNKEELNSLTSQKRGEQHVFILKDFKTLGEVFNSIISDVSVTMCGVAQEDISSDLEQGGTTVYNKPWHVTLKSPVWGPKKSCFGSILSQNWVLTAAHCFVKASTERVNYQVDIEHGNGTVRSSTVFIHPKYNVHALEHRNVSQFYDYDVALVYVNKSIPLSSKARPICLPCTVPASRAMRTINSTCQQHRNELLSHEQTVAFFIHKNSGRKQTHIHTKRQRPGCVEKARQTLKQPTDVTLEEYVPDSFLCSGGTSGYQDAVSCKGDSGGSLFLQKRKRYFQVAVVSWGTIDVCDPPMRGFSSDKPPPGARDFHVDLFHIVPWLKKYLGKQIQFLPDVLEHLE; encoded by the exons ATGTACGTCAAGTCAACAGTGTTGATCCTGCTCTTCATATCTGTCGAGAAGG TGTCCCCGCAGGAGGAAGAGTATAATTATTATGGAGACACATTCGAGAATCCACAGCCTCTGAACTGTTCCACCACAGAGAGAATCAAAGGTGGACACGTCACCTACACTCAG GGGGGGCTGGAGGGCAGTGTGCTGACCTTTCAATGTGGCCTAGGAAAATACCCTTTCCCAGTCAGCAGCAGGATCTGTGGTGCTGATGGGGAATGGTCACTGATGAGATTAGTCAGTGGCAGACAAGTGTCACAGGCCACATGCAAAG ATGTGTTGTGTCCGGCTCAGCTCCAGCTGGATCACGGCGACTTCTGGCCCAGAGATCAGTGGTTCCGTGTGGGAACAGTGCAGAGCTTCTCCTGCATGGAAGGGTTCACCCTGTACGGGTCAGCCCAGAGGAACTGCACCCTCTCTGGAGAGTGGACAGGCAACACACCCGTCTGCGACAACCATGG CTCTCTGTTTTTAATTGCAGCTGACGACTGTGATGACCCAGGGATCCCGCCGGGGGCCCAAAGGTCAGGGGGCCTGTTCCACACTGGAGAGAAGGTGCTCTACCAGTGTCAGGCCGGTCTGAATCTGCTCGGCTCGGCTGTAAGGGTTTGCCTGGAGAATAGGGAATGGAGCGGCTCATCACCACGCTGCCAAG GTCCAAACACCTTTGACTCGCCCAGTGCTGTGGCCCAAGCCATGGCGAGCTCACTTGCTGGAGTCATGGACGTAGTCTCCCCAAACTCCAAGAAGAAAA CAGCAACAAGATCCTTTGGCCGAACCATCCGTGTGTCTGAAGGCAGTCGCATGAATATCTACATTTTATTGGACACTTCAGGAAGCATCACAAAGCAGGACTTTGACATTTCCAGGGATGCCACCATTGCTCTCATCAGAAAG cTGGACAGTTACGAGGTACAGCTGAAGTTCCACGTGTTGTCATTTGCCAGTGAGGCTAAAGACATCGTAAACATCATAGAAACGGATATAAGCACTAGCATTGAGGACGTCATATGGAATCTGGAGCAGTTCAGCTACGACA GCCACGGTCATAAGACGGGCACTAACCTCCACGCCGCGCTTCACCGTGTCAGTGAGGTGATAAACTTCTTCAGGCAGAACAGCGCCAAGAACCATTTTAATGAGACTCAGAACATCATCATCATAGAAACAGACG GTTTCTCCAACACAGGCATCAAGCCTCAGATCGCTCTGGCCCAGATCAGGGAACTGCTGGGCTACAGCGGCACGGCTCAGGATCACACACATGAGACCATGCTGG aTGTCTATGTATTTGGTGTGGGGAACAAGCTGAACAAAGAGGAGTTGAACTCATTAACCTCACAGAAACGTGGCGAGCAACACGTCTTCATCCTGAAAGACTTCAAAACCCTGGGAGAGGTGTTCAACAGCATCATAA GTGACGTGAGTGTGACGATGTGTGGGGTTGCTCAGGAAGACATCTCCAGCGACCTTGAGCAGGGTGGGACAACAGTCTACAACAAGCCCTGGCACGTCACTCTGAAATCA CCTGTATGGGGGCCTAAGAAGTCGTGTTTTGGATCCATCTTGAGCCAGAACTGGGTGCTGACAGCTGCCCACTGTTTTGTCAAAGCGAGCACAGAGAGGGTGAATTACCAAGTGGACATAGAACACG GTAATGGCACAGTGAGGTCCAGCACAGTGTTCATTCACCCCAAGTATAACGTCCACGCACTCGAACACAGAAATGTGTCCCAGTTCTACGACTACGATGTTGCTCTAGTCTACGTGAACAAGAGTATCCCTCTTTCCTCGAAGGCCAG ACCTATCTGCTTGCCGTGCACTGTACCAGCCAGCAGAGCCATGAGAACCATCAACTCTACCTGTCAGCAGCACA GAAATGAACTACTGTCACATGAGCAGACTGTTGCCTTTTTCATCCATAAGAACTCGGgacgcaaacaaacacacatacacacgaagagacag AGGCCTGGCTGTGTGGAGAAGGCCAGGCAGACCTTAAAACAACCCACCGATGTCACTTTGGAAGAATATGTCCCTGATTCATTCCTCTGCTCTGGAGGCACCTCCGGATATCAGGATGCTGTCTCCTGCAAAG GTGACTCTGGTGGATCCCTGTTTCTGCAAAAAAGAAAGCGCTACTTTCAG GTGGCAGTAGTGAGCTGGGGTACCATAGACGTTTGTGACCCACCTATGAGAGGGTTCAGCAGCGACAAGCCGCCTCCTGGCGCTCGAGACTTTCACGTCGACCTGTTCCACATCGTGCCGTGGCTGAAAAAGTATCTGGGCAAGCAGATTCAGTTCCTGCCCGACGTCTTGGAACACTTGGAATAA
- the si:ch1073-280e3.1 gene encoding complement C2 isoform X3, whose amino-acid sequence MYVKSTVLILLFISVEKVSPQEEEYNYYGDTFENPQPLNCSTTERIKGGHVTYTQGGLEGSVLTFQCGLGKYPFPVSSRICGADGEWSLMRLVSGRQVSQATCKDVLCPAQLQLDHGDFWPRDQWFRVGTVQSFSCMEGFTLYGSAQRNCTLSGEWTGNTPVCDNHADDCDDPGIPPGAQRSGGLFHTGEKVLYQCQAGLNLLGSAVRVCLENREWSGSSPRCQGPNTFDSPSAVAQAMASSLAGVMDVVSPNSKKKTATRSFGRTIRVSEGSRMNIYILLDTSGSITKQDFDISRDATIALIRKLDSYEVQLKFHVLSFASEAKDIVNIIETDISTSIEDVIWNLEQFSYDSHGHKTGTNLHAALHRVSEVINFFRQNSAKNHFNETQNIIIIETDGFSNTGIKPQIALAQIRELLGYSGTAQDHTHETMLDVYVFGVGNKLNKEELNSLTSQKRGEQHVFILKDFKTLGEVFNSIISDVSVTMCGVAQEDISSDLEQGGTTVYNKPWHVTLKSPVWGPKKSCFGSILSQNWVLTAAHCFVKASTERVNYQVDIEHGNGTVRSSTVFIHPKYNVHALEHRNVSQFYDYDVALVYVNKSIPLSSKARPICLPCTVPASRAMRTINSTCQQHRNELLSHEQTVAFFIHKNSGRKQTHIHTKRQRPGCVEKARQTLKQPTDVTLEEYVPDSFLCSGGTSGYQDAVSCKGDSGGSLFLQKRKRYFQVAVVSWGTIDVCDPPMRGFSSDKPPPGARDFHVDLFHIVPWLKKYLGKQIQFLPDVLEHLE is encoded by the exons ATGTACGTCAAGTCAACAGTGTTGATCCTGCTCTTCATATCTGTCGAGAAGG TGTCCCCGCAGGAGGAAGAGTATAATTATTATGGAGACACATTCGAGAATCCACAGCCTCTGAACTGTTCCACCACAGAGAGAATCAAAGGTGGACACGTCACCTACACTCAG GGGGGGCTGGAGGGCAGTGTGCTGACCTTTCAATGTGGCCTAGGAAAATACCCTTTCCCAGTCAGCAGCAGGATCTGTGGTGCTGATGGGGAATGGTCACTGATGAGATTAGTCAGTGGCAGACAAGTGTCACAGGCCACATGCAAAG ATGTGTTGTGTCCGGCTCAGCTCCAGCTGGATCACGGCGACTTCTGGCCCAGAGATCAGTGGTTCCGTGTGGGAACAGTGCAGAGCTTCTCCTGCATGGAAGGGTTCACCCTGTACGGGTCAGCCCAGAGGAACTGCACCCTCTCTGGAGAGTGGACAGGCAACACACCCGTCTGCGACAACCATG CTGACGACTGTGATGACCCAGGGATCCCGCCGGGGGCCCAAAGGTCAGGGGGCCTGTTCCACACTGGAGAGAAGGTGCTCTACCAGTGTCAGGCCGGTCTGAATCTGCTCGGCTCGGCTGTAAGGGTTTGCCTGGAGAATAGGGAATGGAGCGGCTCATCACCACGCTGCCAAG GTCCAAACACCTTTGACTCGCCCAGTGCTGTGGCCCAAGCCATGGCGAGCTCACTTGCTGGAGTCATGGACGTAGTCTCCCCAAACTCCAAGAAGAAAA CAGCAACAAGATCCTTTGGCCGAACCATCCGTGTGTCTGAAGGCAGTCGCATGAATATCTACATTTTATTGGACACTTCAGGAAGCATCACAAAGCAGGACTTTGACATTTCCAGGGATGCCACCATTGCTCTCATCAGAAAG cTGGACAGTTACGAGGTACAGCTGAAGTTCCACGTGTTGTCATTTGCCAGTGAGGCTAAAGACATCGTAAACATCATAGAAACGGATATAAGCACTAGCATTGAGGACGTCATATGGAATCTGGAGCAGTTCAGCTACGACA GCCACGGTCATAAGACGGGCACTAACCTCCACGCCGCGCTTCACCGTGTCAGTGAGGTGATAAACTTCTTCAGGCAGAACAGCGCCAAGAACCATTTTAATGAGACTCAGAACATCATCATCATAGAAACAGACG GTTTCTCCAACACAGGCATCAAGCCTCAGATCGCTCTGGCCCAGATCAGGGAACTGCTGGGCTACAGCGGCACGGCTCAGGATCACACACATGAGACCATGCTGG aTGTCTATGTATTTGGTGTGGGGAACAAGCTGAACAAAGAGGAGTTGAACTCATTAACCTCACAGAAACGTGGCGAGCAACACGTCTTCATCCTGAAAGACTTCAAAACCCTGGGAGAGGTGTTCAACAGCATCATAA GTGACGTGAGTGTGACGATGTGTGGGGTTGCTCAGGAAGACATCTCCAGCGACCTTGAGCAGGGTGGGACAACAGTCTACAACAAGCCCTGGCACGTCACTCTGAAATCA CCTGTATGGGGGCCTAAGAAGTCGTGTTTTGGATCCATCTTGAGCCAGAACTGGGTGCTGACAGCTGCCCACTGTTTTGTCAAAGCGAGCACAGAGAGGGTGAATTACCAAGTGGACATAGAACACG GTAATGGCACAGTGAGGTCCAGCACAGTGTTCATTCACCCCAAGTATAACGTCCACGCACTCGAACACAGAAATGTGTCCCAGTTCTACGACTACGATGTTGCTCTAGTCTACGTGAACAAGAGTATCCCTCTTTCCTCGAAGGCCAG ACCTATCTGCTTGCCGTGCACTGTACCAGCCAGCAGAGCCATGAGAACCATCAACTCTACCTGTCAGCAGCACA GAAATGAACTACTGTCACATGAGCAGACTGTTGCCTTTTTCATCCATAAGAACTCGGgacgcaaacaaacacacatacacacgaagagacag AGGCCTGGCTGTGTGGAGAAGGCCAGGCAGACCTTAAAACAACCCACCGATGTCACTTTGGAAGAATATGTCCCTGATTCATTCCTCTGCTCTGGAGGCACCTCCGGATATCAGGATGCTGTCTCCTGCAAAG GTGACTCTGGTGGATCCCTGTTTCTGCAAAAAAGAAAGCGCTACTTTCAG GTGGCAGTAGTGAGCTGGGGTACCATAGACGTTTGTGACCCACCTATGAGAGGGTTCAGCAGCGACAAGCCGCCTCCTGGCGCTCGAGACTTTCACGTCGACCTGTTCCACATCGTGCCGTGGCTGAAAAAGTATCTGGGCAAGCAGATTCAGTTCCTGCCCGACGTCTTGGAACACTTGGAATAA
- the si:ch1073-280e3.1 gene encoding complement C2 isoform X2, which produces MYVKSTVLILLFISVEKVSPQEEEYNYYGDTFENPQPLNCSTTERIKGGHVTYTQGGLEGSVLTFQCGLGKYPFPVSSRICGADGEWSLMRLVSGRQVSQATCKDVLCPAQLQLDHGDFWPRDQWFRVGTVQSFSCMEGFTLYGSAQRNCTLSGEWTGNTPVCDNHGSLFLIAADDCDDPGIPPGAQRSGGLFHTGEKVLYQCQAGLNLLGSAVRVCLENREWSGSSPRCQGPNTFDSPSAVAQAMASSLAGVMDVVSPNSKKKTTRSFGRTIRVSEGSRMNIYILLDTSGSITKQDFDISRDATIALIRKLDSYEVQLKFHVLSFASEAKDIVNIIETDISTSIEDVIWNLEQFSYDSHGHKTGTNLHAALHRVSEVINFFRQNSAKNHFNETQNIIIIETDGFSNTGIKPQIALAQIRELLGYSGTAQDHTHETMLDVYVFGVGNKLNKEELNSLTSQKRGEQHVFILKDFKTLGEVFNSIISDVSVTMCGVAQEDISSDLEQGGTTVYNKPWHVTLKSPVWGPKKSCFGSILSQNWVLTAAHCFVKASTERVNYQVDIEHGNGTVRSSTVFIHPKYNVHALEHRNVSQFYDYDVALVYVNKSIPLSSKARPICLPCTVPASRAMRTINSTCQQHRNELLSHEQTVAFFIHKNSGRKQTHIHTKRQRPGCVEKARQTLKQPTDVTLEEYVPDSFLCSGGTSGYQDAVSCKGDSGGSLFLQKRKRYFQVAVVSWGTIDVCDPPMRGFSSDKPPPGARDFHVDLFHIVPWLKKYLGKQIQFLPDVLEHLE; this is translated from the exons ATGTACGTCAAGTCAACAGTGTTGATCCTGCTCTTCATATCTGTCGAGAAGG TGTCCCCGCAGGAGGAAGAGTATAATTATTATGGAGACACATTCGAGAATCCACAGCCTCTGAACTGTTCCACCACAGAGAGAATCAAAGGTGGACACGTCACCTACACTCAG GGGGGGCTGGAGGGCAGTGTGCTGACCTTTCAATGTGGCCTAGGAAAATACCCTTTCCCAGTCAGCAGCAGGATCTGTGGTGCTGATGGGGAATGGTCACTGATGAGATTAGTCAGTGGCAGACAAGTGTCACAGGCCACATGCAAAG ATGTGTTGTGTCCGGCTCAGCTCCAGCTGGATCACGGCGACTTCTGGCCCAGAGATCAGTGGTTCCGTGTGGGAACAGTGCAGAGCTTCTCCTGCATGGAAGGGTTCACCCTGTACGGGTCAGCCCAGAGGAACTGCACCCTCTCTGGAGAGTGGACAGGCAACACACCCGTCTGCGACAACCATGG CTCTCTGTTTTTAATTGCAGCTGACGACTGTGATGACCCAGGGATCCCGCCGGGGGCCCAAAGGTCAGGGGGCCTGTTCCACACTGGAGAGAAGGTGCTCTACCAGTGTCAGGCCGGTCTGAATCTGCTCGGCTCGGCTGTAAGGGTTTGCCTGGAGAATAGGGAATGGAGCGGCTCATCACCACGCTGCCAAG GTCCAAACACCTTTGACTCGCCCAGTGCTGTGGCCCAAGCCATGGCGAGCTCACTTGCTGGAGTCATGGACGTAGTCTCCCCAAACTCCAAGAAGAAAA CAACAAGATCCTTTGGCCGAACCATCCGTGTGTCTGAAGGCAGTCGCATGAATATCTACATTTTATTGGACACTTCAGGAAGCATCACAAAGCAGGACTTTGACATTTCCAGGGATGCCACCATTGCTCTCATCAGAAAG cTGGACAGTTACGAGGTACAGCTGAAGTTCCACGTGTTGTCATTTGCCAGTGAGGCTAAAGACATCGTAAACATCATAGAAACGGATATAAGCACTAGCATTGAGGACGTCATATGGAATCTGGAGCAGTTCAGCTACGACA GCCACGGTCATAAGACGGGCACTAACCTCCACGCCGCGCTTCACCGTGTCAGTGAGGTGATAAACTTCTTCAGGCAGAACAGCGCCAAGAACCATTTTAATGAGACTCAGAACATCATCATCATAGAAACAGACG GTTTCTCCAACACAGGCATCAAGCCTCAGATCGCTCTGGCCCAGATCAGGGAACTGCTGGGCTACAGCGGCACGGCTCAGGATCACACACATGAGACCATGCTGG aTGTCTATGTATTTGGTGTGGGGAACAAGCTGAACAAAGAGGAGTTGAACTCATTAACCTCACAGAAACGTGGCGAGCAACACGTCTTCATCCTGAAAGACTTCAAAACCCTGGGAGAGGTGTTCAACAGCATCATAA GTGACGTGAGTGTGACGATGTGTGGGGTTGCTCAGGAAGACATCTCCAGCGACCTTGAGCAGGGTGGGACAACAGTCTACAACAAGCCCTGGCACGTCACTCTGAAATCA CCTGTATGGGGGCCTAAGAAGTCGTGTTTTGGATCCATCTTGAGCCAGAACTGGGTGCTGACAGCTGCCCACTGTTTTGTCAAAGCGAGCACAGAGAGGGTGAATTACCAAGTGGACATAGAACACG GTAATGGCACAGTGAGGTCCAGCACAGTGTTCATTCACCCCAAGTATAACGTCCACGCACTCGAACACAGAAATGTGTCCCAGTTCTACGACTACGATGTTGCTCTAGTCTACGTGAACAAGAGTATCCCTCTTTCCTCGAAGGCCAG ACCTATCTGCTTGCCGTGCACTGTACCAGCCAGCAGAGCCATGAGAACCATCAACTCTACCTGTCAGCAGCACA GAAATGAACTACTGTCACATGAGCAGACTGTTGCCTTTTTCATCCATAAGAACTCGGgacgcaaacaaacacacatacacacgaagagacag AGGCCTGGCTGTGTGGAGAAGGCCAGGCAGACCTTAAAACAACCCACCGATGTCACTTTGGAAGAATATGTCCCTGATTCATTCCTCTGCTCTGGAGGCACCTCCGGATATCAGGATGCTGTCTCCTGCAAAG GTGACTCTGGTGGATCCCTGTTTCTGCAAAAAAGAAAGCGCTACTTTCAG GTGGCAGTAGTGAGCTGGGGTACCATAGACGTTTGTGACCCACCTATGAGAGGGTTCAGCAGCGACAAGCCGCCTCCTGGCGCTCGAGACTTTCACGTCGACCTGTTCCACATCGTGCCGTGGCTGAAAAAGTATCTGGGCAAGCAGATTCAGTTCCTGCCCGACGTCTTGGAACACTTGGAATAA
- the si:ch1073-280e3.1 gene encoding complement C2 isoform X4: protein MYVKSTVLILLFISVEKVSPQEEEYNYYGDTFENPQPLNCSTTERIKGGHVTYTQGGLEGSVLTFQCGLGKYPFPVSSRICGADGEWSLMRLVSGRQVSQATCKDVLCPAQLQLDHGDFWPRDQWFRVGTVQSFSCMEGFTLYGSAQRNCTLSGEWTGNTPVCDNHADDCDDPGIPPGAQRSGGLFHTGEKVLYQCQAGLNLLGSAVRVCLENREWSGSSPRCQGPNTFDSPSAVAQAMASSLAGVMDVVSPNSKKKTTRSFGRTIRVSEGSRMNIYILLDTSGSITKQDFDISRDATIALIRKLDSYEVQLKFHVLSFASEAKDIVNIIETDISTSIEDVIWNLEQFSYDSHGHKTGTNLHAALHRVSEVINFFRQNSAKNHFNETQNIIIIETDGFSNTGIKPQIALAQIRELLGYSGTAQDHTHETMLDVYVFGVGNKLNKEELNSLTSQKRGEQHVFILKDFKTLGEVFNSIISDVSVTMCGVAQEDISSDLEQGGTTVYNKPWHVTLKSPVWGPKKSCFGSILSQNWVLTAAHCFVKASTERVNYQVDIEHGNGTVRSSTVFIHPKYNVHALEHRNVSQFYDYDVALVYVNKSIPLSSKARPICLPCTVPASRAMRTINSTCQQHRNELLSHEQTVAFFIHKNSGRKQTHIHTKRQRPGCVEKARQTLKQPTDVTLEEYVPDSFLCSGGTSGYQDAVSCKGDSGGSLFLQKRKRYFQVAVVSWGTIDVCDPPMRGFSSDKPPPGARDFHVDLFHIVPWLKKYLGKQIQFLPDVLEHLE from the exons ATGTACGTCAAGTCAACAGTGTTGATCCTGCTCTTCATATCTGTCGAGAAGG TGTCCCCGCAGGAGGAAGAGTATAATTATTATGGAGACACATTCGAGAATCCACAGCCTCTGAACTGTTCCACCACAGAGAGAATCAAAGGTGGACACGTCACCTACACTCAG GGGGGGCTGGAGGGCAGTGTGCTGACCTTTCAATGTGGCCTAGGAAAATACCCTTTCCCAGTCAGCAGCAGGATCTGTGGTGCTGATGGGGAATGGTCACTGATGAGATTAGTCAGTGGCAGACAAGTGTCACAGGCCACATGCAAAG ATGTGTTGTGTCCGGCTCAGCTCCAGCTGGATCACGGCGACTTCTGGCCCAGAGATCAGTGGTTCCGTGTGGGAACAGTGCAGAGCTTCTCCTGCATGGAAGGGTTCACCCTGTACGGGTCAGCCCAGAGGAACTGCACCCTCTCTGGAGAGTGGACAGGCAACACACCCGTCTGCGACAACCATG CTGACGACTGTGATGACCCAGGGATCCCGCCGGGGGCCCAAAGGTCAGGGGGCCTGTTCCACACTGGAGAGAAGGTGCTCTACCAGTGTCAGGCCGGTCTGAATCTGCTCGGCTCGGCTGTAAGGGTTTGCCTGGAGAATAGGGAATGGAGCGGCTCATCACCACGCTGCCAAG GTCCAAACACCTTTGACTCGCCCAGTGCTGTGGCCCAAGCCATGGCGAGCTCACTTGCTGGAGTCATGGACGTAGTCTCCCCAAACTCCAAGAAGAAAA CAACAAGATCCTTTGGCCGAACCATCCGTGTGTCTGAAGGCAGTCGCATGAATATCTACATTTTATTGGACACTTCAGGAAGCATCACAAAGCAGGACTTTGACATTTCCAGGGATGCCACCATTGCTCTCATCAGAAAG cTGGACAGTTACGAGGTACAGCTGAAGTTCCACGTGTTGTCATTTGCCAGTGAGGCTAAAGACATCGTAAACATCATAGAAACGGATATAAGCACTAGCATTGAGGACGTCATATGGAATCTGGAGCAGTTCAGCTACGACA GCCACGGTCATAAGACGGGCACTAACCTCCACGCCGCGCTTCACCGTGTCAGTGAGGTGATAAACTTCTTCAGGCAGAACAGCGCCAAGAACCATTTTAATGAGACTCAGAACATCATCATCATAGAAACAGACG GTTTCTCCAACACAGGCATCAAGCCTCAGATCGCTCTGGCCCAGATCAGGGAACTGCTGGGCTACAGCGGCACGGCTCAGGATCACACACATGAGACCATGCTGG aTGTCTATGTATTTGGTGTGGGGAACAAGCTGAACAAAGAGGAGTTGAACTCATTAACCTCACAGAAACGTGGCGAGCAACACGTCTTCATCCTGAAAGACTTCAAAACCCTGGGAGAGGTGTTCAACAGCATCATAA GTGACGTGAGTGTGACGATGTGTGGGGTTGCTCAGGAAGACATCTCCAGCGACCTTGAGCAGGGTGGGACAACAGTCTACAACAAGCCCTGGCACGTCACTCTGAAATCA CCTGTATGGGGGCCTAAGAAGTCGTGTTTTGGATCCATCTTGAGCCAGAACTGGGTGCTGACAGCTGCCCACTGTTTTGTCAAAGCGAGCACAGAGAGGGTGAATTACCAAGTGGACATAGAACACG GTAATGGCACAGTGAGGTCCAGCACAGTGTTCATTCACCCCAAGTATAACGTCCACGCACTCGAACACAGAAATGTGTCCCAGTTCTACGACTACGATGTTGCTCTAGTCTACGTGAACAAGAGTATCCCTCTTTCCTCGAAGGCCAG ACCTATCTGCTTGCCGTGCACTGTACCAGCCAGCAGAGCCATGAGAACCATCAACTCTACCTGTCAGCAGCACA GAAATGAACTACTGTCACATGAGCAGACTGTTGCCTTTTTCATCCATAAGAACTCGGgacgcaaacaaacacacatacacacgaagagacag AGGCCTGGCTGTGTGGAGAAGGCCAGGCAGACCTTAAAACAACCCACCGATGTCACTTTGGAAGAATATGTCCCTGATTCATTCCTCTGCTCTGGAGGCACCTCCGGATATCAGGATGCTGTCTCCTGCAAAG GTGACTCTGGTGGATCCCTGTTTCTGCAAAAAAGAAAGCGCTACTTTCAG GTGGCAGTAGTGAGCTGGGGTACCATAGACGTTTGTGACCCACCTATGAGAGGGTTCAGCAGCGACAAGCCGCCTCCTGGCGCTCGAGACTTTCACGTCGACCTGTTCCACATCGTGCCGTGGCTGAAAAAGTATCTGGGCAAGCAGATTCAGTTCCTGCCCGACGTCTTGGAACACTTGGAATAA